In the genome of Streptomyces pactum, one region contains:
- the nusB gene encoding transcription antitermination factor NusB, with amino-acid sequence MAARNKARKRAFQILFEADQRGSSVQTVLADWIRHARTDDRQPPVTEYTMQLVEGYARHVERIDELISTYAVGWTLDRMPVVDRNILRLGAYELLWEDQTPDAVVIDEAVQLAKEFSTDDSPAFVNGLLGRFKELKPGLRREA; translated from the coding sequence GTGGCCGCCCGTAACAAGGCCCGCAAACGTGCCTTCCAGATCCTCTTCGAGGCCGACCAGCGCGGCAGCTCCGTGCAGACCGTCCTGGCCGACTGGATCCGGCACGCCCGGACCGACGACCGGCAGCCGCCCGTCACCGAATACACCATGCAGCTCGTCGAGGGCTACGCCCGGCACGTCGAGCGGATCGACGAGCTGATCTCGACCTACGCGGTGGGCTGGACGCTGGACCGGATGCCGGTCGTGGACCGGAACATCCTCCGGCTCGGCGCCTACGAGCTGCTGTGGGAGGACCAGACGCCGGACGCGGTGGTGATCGACGAGGCGGTGCAGCTCGCCAAGGAGTTCTCGACCGACGACTCCCCGGCCTTCGTCAACGGCCTTCTCGGCCGTTTCAAGGAGCTCAAGCCCGGACTGCGCCGCGAGGCGTGA